In bacterium BMS3Abin08, one DNA window encodes the following:
- a CDS encoding indolepyruvate ferredoxin oxidoreductase has protein sequence MESVIEKTLLSGNEAIALGAYEAGVKVASAYPGTPSTEILENLTKYEGVYTEWSPNEKVALEVALGASFAGVRALASMKHVGLNVAADPLFTSAYTGVRGGLVIITADDPSMHSSQNEQDNRNYAFSAKIPMLEPSDPGEAKEFVKAAFRMSEEFDTPVFLRTTTRVSHVQGVVCPGELEHSGVEPGMVKIPEKFVMLPANARKRRVEIEKRLAGLREFAETLPENRVEWGDRKRGFITSGVSYLYVKEVYPEASVLKLGMVYPLPERMIRDFTEGVEEVYVIEELDPFLELHIRAMGIPCRGKEVIPPIGELSPHVVREAVSGQDGEDFFAPIDVPPRPPNMCPGCPHRGLFYALSRLDAFVAGDIGCYTLGFLKPLSAMDTCVCMGASIGNAFGIEKALGEDALGKVVAVIGDSTFIHSGITGLIDVVYNRGFSTVIILDNRITAMTGQQANPASGTTISGEPTGMIDFEALCRAVGVRHVRTVNPHDIEAILKVLKREIERPEPSVVITRAPCVLLPEERTREKTRYHVIMDKCTGCRACLSLGCPAISWVSVDGEEAKRLGLKEKQKGYALIDYLLCNGCAQCVYPCKFKAIRKVDE, from the coding sequence ATGGAATCCGTTATAGAAAAGACACTCCTTTCCGGGAATGAGGCAATAGCCCTTGGTGCATATGAGGCTGGCGTTAAGGTTGCATCCGCCTATCCTGGCACACCTTCCACAGAGATCCTTGAAAACCTCACGAAATACGAAGGCGTATATACTGAATGGTCTCCAAATGAGAAGGTTGCCCTTGAGGTCGCCCTCGGGGCATCCTTTGCAGGTGTGAGGGCGCTGGCTTCGATGAAGCATGTGGGGCTCAATGTTGCCGCTGACCCCCTCTTTACTTCCGCCTATACAGGCGTGAGGGGAGGCCTTGTTATAATTACCGCAGATGACCCCTCCATGCATAGTTCACAGAACGAACAGGACAACCGTAATTATGCCTTCTCAGCAAAGATCCCGATGCTCGAGCCTTCTGATCCCGGCGAAGCAAAGGAGTTTGTTAAGGCCGCCTTCAGAATGAGTGAGGAGTTCGACACGCCTGTTTTTTTAAGAACGACCACGAGGGTCTCTCATGTGCAGGGTGTTGTTTGTCCCGGGGAGTTGGAGCACTCGGGCGTGGAGCCGGGCATGGTCAAGATCCCCGAGAAATTTGTAATGCTCCCGGCGAATGCAAGAAAGAGAAGGGTGGAGATCGAAAAGAGACTTGCAGGGCTGAGGGAATTTGCCGAGACCCTTCCTGAAAACAGGGTCGAGTGGGGTGACCGCAAGAGGGGCTTTATTACTTCCGGTGTCTCTTACTTATACGTAAAGGAAGTCTATCCGGAGGCATCGGTTTTAAAGCTTGGGATGGTATATCCACTACCTGAAAGGATGATTAGGGATTTTACGGAAGGGGTTGAGGAGGTCTATGTTATAGAGGAGCTTGACCCCTTTCTTGAGCTGCATATAAGGGCGATGGGGATTCCATGCAGAGGGAAGGAAGTTATCCCGCCGATAGGGGAGCTTTCCCCTCACGTGGTAAGGGAGGCTGTCTCAGGGCAGGACGGGGAGGATTTTTTTGCCCCGATTGACGTGCCCCCGAGGCCCCCGAACATGTGTCCCGGCTGTCCGCACAGGGGGCTGTTTTATGCCCTGTCGCGGCTGGACGCTTTCGTGGCAGGGGATATCGGCTGTTATACCCTTGGGTTTCTGAAACCCCTTTCTGCAATGGACACCTGTGTCTGTATGGGGGCAAGTATCGGTAATGCCTTTGGAATAGAAAAAGCCCTTGGGGAAGACGCACTTGGAAAGGTTGTTGCCGTGATCGGTGACTCCACATTTATTCACTCCGGCATTACCGGTCTGATTGACGTGGTTTACAACAGGGGCTTCTCAACGGTCATAATACTTGATAACAGAATCACCGCTATGACCGGCCAACAGGCAAACCCGGCATCAGGTACGACAATTTCAGGAGAACCGACCGGTATGATTGATTTTGAGGCCCTGTGCAGGGCCGTGGGTGTACGACATGTCCGTACCGTCAATCCCCATGATATAGAGGCAATCCTCAAGGTATTGAAACGTGAAATAGAGAGGCCCGAGCCCTCCGTGGTTATTACCAGGGCTCCCTGTGTGCTCCTGCCCGAAGAGAGGACAAGGGAGAAGACACGCTACCATGTGATCATGGACAAATGTACCGGCTGCAGGGCCTGCCTCAGCCTGGGTTGCCCTGCTATAAGTTGGGTGTCTGTTGACGGGGAAGAGGCAAAGAGGCTCGGCCTGAAAGAGAAGCAGAAGGGATATGCATTGATTGATTATCTGCTCTGTAACGGCTGTGCCCAGTGTGTATACCCCTGTAAATTCAAGGCGATCCGAAAGGTTGATGAGTGA